From the Peptococcaceae bacterium 1198_IL3148 genome, the window GCAACACAATGTCCGGTTGCAGTTCATTTATCATGTCCACCATCACCTGTAACCGATCGTCGTCTACAATTTTGCCCAGGTGGGTATCGGACACCATGACCACATGGAGTGGGGATAAATTAGATTGCTTGTCAATATTGATTTGATAACTATTAACCCATGGGTTGTGGGCGTTCCAAGTGCCGTAAGTCAAAACAGCCACCATTAAAACCAGCACCCCCACCGCCAACGGATTCACTTTGTTTGGTTGAAACCTAAACCAACTGGGCAAAAACCGTAACCGTTTATCCAGTACTTTAAGCAATCCAATTACCAGTAATATTAAAATCAGATAATAAAGGGCGGCCAGCCAATAGCCCCCCAGCCAGCTGAGTACCAACTGTACAGAGCTGGGCAAAAATTCATTTCCTATTCTAACAATCACAAAGGCCCAAGACGTTAACCAAAACAGTAGCCAAAACACCCATCTATTTGAATGGCTTAGGTGTTTAAATATACCATGCCAGGCCAACCGTCCCAAAAAATAATTTATTAAGCCATAGGCAAAAAATACCCCAATTAGTGCTAAGGTTGTTATCATATTTTTGGCCAACTCCGTCATTTAAAGTATTTACACACTACACAAATATATAGTCTAATTTTAAACTTTACATAAACCCTTCAGAATAGTCAATAGTTTTTACCATAATAAAAAGAGATGCCCACCGCACAATGTGCCGTTAGCATCTCTCTATTATTTTATAGAATTTAATGGTTAGTTGTAATTAATTACCTTCCATTTCTATAGTATCAACTTTAAATTTAATGACGGTGCTTTGTAGTTCAGTAGCTATTCCAGCTAACTGCTGAGCGGCAACAGATACCTGTTGCACTGCTGCGGTAATCTGTCCATTGGCTGTAGTAAGCTGTTGTGTACACTCATTAGCTGTTCTTGATTTTTTAGCTACATCTTTTATTTCCGCAGTACTCTTTTCAATAGCCCTAATTATTTCATTTAAAGATTTGTTGGCATTGTTAGCAATTTGTACTCCATCAAATACTTCTTTATTTCCAGTCCCAATTTTATCTACCGCCTCATCGACTCCCACCTGAATTTCTTTTACTAAGCTTGTAATTTCATTGGCGGCAGTAGCTGATTGTTCAGCCAGTATACGCACTTCCTCAGCCACCACTGTAAATCCACGCCCATGCTCACCTGCTCTGGCGGCTTCAATGGCTGCATTAAGTGCCAACAAATTTGTCTGGTCTGCTATGTTTGTAATGGTATTAATAATTTCGCCGATTTTGCTAGA encodes:
- a CDS encoding metallophosphoesterase, with translation MITTLALIGVFFAYGLINYFLGRLAWHGIFKHLSHSNRWVFWLLFWLTSWAFVIVRIGNEFLPSSVQLVLSWLGGYWLAALYYLILILLVIGLLKVLDKRLRFLPSWFRFQPNKVNPLAVGVLVLMVAVLTYGTWNAHNPWVNSYQINIDKQSNLSPLHVVMVSDTHLGKIVDDDRLQVMVDMINELQPDIVLLAGDVVDSDISLFTEQRVTDVFKELQPPLGVFAVLGNHEHINGHVQETVENLEAANVQVLIDETVKIADSFYVVGRNDLSSTYTTGQPRKPLTELVKELDKGLPIILLDHQPYNLAEADQLGVDLQLSGHTHRGQIFPNHLITQRIFEVDWGYLAKDNLQVIVSNGFGTWGPPIRLGNRPEIVDIKITFKK